The Thermodesulfobacteriota bacterium genomic sequence GCAAAAGTAATAGCCGATATTCCCAAAGACCTCGTGAGCGAGGTTGTGGTTGTTAACAACAACTCGTCTGATAAAACAAGCGAAGTTGCTCAGAGCGCTGGAGCAACTGTATTAGATGAGAAGCAAATGGGCTATGGGTGTGCATGCTTGAAGGGAATCGAGTACGCAAGCCAGAAAAACGAAAGGCCCGATATTATAGTTTTTCTTGACGGTGACTACTCAGATTATCCCGAGCAACTAATAGAACTTATACAGCCAATTACAGAGAAGAAGATAGATATGGTAATTGGCTCCAGAGCACTTGGTAATGCTCAAGAAGGATCACTTCTTCCCCAGCAAGTATTTGGGAACTGGCTTGCAGTCACTCTAATAAAATATCTCTATGGTGTTCGCTTCACAGATCTTGGGCCTTTTAGGGCAATTAAGTTTGATAAGTTAATAGAACTGAAAATGAGTGATAAAACCTACGGCTGGACTGTTGAGATGCAGGTAAAGGCGGCTAAGCACAAATTCAGATGCACTGAAGTCCCAGTTAACTATAGAAAGCGTATCGGAGTCTCTAAAATTGCAGGCACTATCAGTGGAAGCATCAAAGCAGGATATAAAATACTCTGGACTATTTTTAAATATCTTTAGTAGACGTAGTTAATTATACTTCCAATACGAAGCCAAAGACCGGCTAAACCGTTTAATATAAAACCACCGTCTGTAAATACCGCCACACTAGTGGTTGCACCTACCCTTAAAGGATATTTTTCTTCATCAAGATTAGTTATTTTAAGTCTCACCGGAAACCTCTGAGATAAACTAAACCAGTTCTCAGGCGTCTCAACATCGGGCAGATATCCTGAGGGAACACCCTGCCCTGCACTCACGCCCCAGTCTGAGTTTTCAACCTGTGCCTTAAAGATTTTCCCTGGATACATAGATAAAGCGATTTCAGCGCTCTGACCCTCTTTAATTCTACCAATACTGTTTTCTCTAAAGTTTGCCACTATCCACCAGCTTTCATCGTCTACAAAAGTGAGCACAGCATCACCAGCGTTTGCGTAGGCACCATTTACAAGCTGAAGGTTGGTAACGTATCCATCACTCGGGGCATAAACGGTTGTCTGCAAGAGGTTATACTCTGCATATCTAAGGGCCGATTCTGCCTCTTTAATTATTGCAAACTCGCCGTCTATTGTATATTCGAGCGCTTGCTGAGCGCTTGCAAGATTGGCTTTGGCCTCGCCCAGAGTTGCCTCTTGGCTCCTAAGCTGATCCAGGGCAGAATCAAGCTCGAGCTGAGCAATATAGTTTTTCTGGGCCAAAGGAACGAGGTCGTCATACTGCCTCTTGGCATAAACGAGATCTGCCTGGGCTTGTTTAACCCCCTCTTGGGCTGATACGACAGCGCTTTTTAGCTGATCAACCTCCTGCTGATTCTGAACCAACGATGCCTTAAGCTCCTCAACCAAATATTCATATGGACTTGGATCAATACTAAATAGTTTCTGGCCCTCTTGGACAAATTGGTTGTTTTCAACAAACACGCCCATGACTCTTCCCTCAACCTGAGGGGCAACTTGAACTACATATGTTTGGACATAAGCGTCGTCCGTATATGGTGTGTAACGGTCTAAGAGTGCATAGTACAAAACTAGGATAACAATCACTGAAATAATGAAAGTTATCCAAAATTTTGGAGTGTATTTAATTGTTTTTATCTGAGAGATAAAATTGCTCATAGCTTTTGGAGTAAAAGCCTAAAATCCAGAAATTCCTGTGAATTTTTTACCACCATCCCCAGGGGCCGCCCATCCATCCCCACATATTATCAGATGCGACTTCATTACTAATGGCCGCATCCTCAACCTCATTTGCGATTTGCGACTGGGTAAGGAGTTTCTCATAGCGCTGATATGCCGCCTGATCTCCTGTGAAGACGCATTTGCAATTTGTAGGGTCTGCATA encodes the following:
- a CDS encoding glycosyltransferase family 2 protein: AKVIADIPKDLVSEVVVVNNNSSDKTSEVAQSAGATVLDEKQMGYGCACLKGIEYASQKNERPDIIVFLDGDYSDYPEQLIELIQPITEKKIDMVIGSRALGNAQEGSLLPQQVFGNWLAVTLIKYLYGVRFTDLGPFRAIKFDKLIELKMSDKTYGWTVEMQVKAAKHKFRCTEVPVNYRKRIGVSKIAGTISGSIKAGYKILWTIFKYL
- a CDS encoding HlyD family secretion protein yields the protein MSNFISQIKTIKYTPKFWITFIISVIVILVLYYALLDRYTPYTDDAYVQTYVVQVAPQVEGRVMGVFVENNQFVQEGQKLFSIDPSPYEYLVEELKASLVQNQQEVDQLKSAVVSAQEGVKQAQADLVYAKRQYDDLVPLAQKNYIAQLELDSALDQLRSQEATLGEAKANLASAQQALEYTIDGEFAIIKEAESALRYAEYNLLQTTVYAPSDGYVTNLQLVNGAYANAGDAVLTFVDDESWWIVANFRENSIGRIKEGQSAEIALSMYPGKIFKAQVENSDWGVSAGQGVPSGYLPDVETPENWFSLSQRFPVRLKITNLDEEKYPLRVGATTSVAVFTDGGFILNGLAGLWLRIGSIINYVY